Genomic segment of Parageobacillus genomosp. 1:
TTCTTTTTGACAATGGCAAAGCTCTGCTTCGATAATATAGTCTTCCTCTGTTTCGAGCACTTCGACGTGAAAGATCGTTTCGTCCAACAGAGGAGCAAGCGGATCGTTGCATAACAAGTCAAGCCACTGCCGCAGCTCATTTTGTTCATCGCCATTTTTATGCACGATGGAAAGCTCCCTCCGCATTGTTAAACTGTATTGCTGTTGTTTATCATATGCAGCATCACCGAAGAGGTTCGCGGCGGGAGCGAAAAATCATTTTTTATTACATGTCGTGGCCGGAATTATGTTTTTGCCGCGTATGGTTTTTGTTTTTCACTTTTTTTGAACCGTCTAGCGGCTCCGGCTGCCCCGGATTATCGCCTTTTGGCGCATTTTTACGCATGTCTGCGCCTGTGTTTTTATTGGTCATGTTCATCCCCCTCCTTTT
This window contains:
- a CDS encoding small acid-soluble spore protein P → MTNKNTGADMRKNAPKGDNPGQPEPLDGSKKVKNKNHTRQKHNSGHDM